The sequence below is a genomic window from Barrientosiimonas humi.
GACCACAGCCGCCCGCTTGGTGCGGATCGTGTGCGTCGCGTGCGCCAGGTTGCGCCGCTGCTGGGTGTTGTCGAGCGCCTCCCGCGCCATGCTCGGGAACGCGGGCATCCCCACGAACGTCGCCGTGGTCTCCGCCCGCGGCAGCCGCGTACGTCCTCGCGCGCGCCCCTCGCCGCTCATGCTTCCTGTCGCGCTCATGCTGACTCCTCCGTCGCCGCCAGCACCTCGGCCAGGTGCATCGTGCGCACCCCGGCGCGCTCGCGCCCGAGCAGACCCCCGATGTGCGCCAGGCACGAGTTGTCGCCGGCGACGAGCACCTCGGCGCCGGTGTCGCGCACGTGACGGGCCTTGTCGGCTCCCATCGCGACCGACACGTCGGCGTTCTTGACCGCGAACGTCCCTCCGAAACCACAGCATTCGGCCGCAGCAGGCAGCTCGACGAGGTCGATCCCGCGCACCTCGCGCAGCAGCCGCAGCGGCCGGTCGCCGACGTGCAGCATCCGCAGGCTGTGGCACGTGGGGTGATAGGTCACCCGGTGCGGGAAGTAGGCGCCGACGTCGGTGATGCCGAGCACGTCGACGAGGTACTCCGACAGCTCGTAGACCCGCGGCGCGACCTCACCGACGGCTTCCTGCAACCCGCTGTCGCCGGAGCGGGTGGCGAGGTCGGCATACTGCTCGCGCACCGACCCCGTGCACGACCCCGAGGGGGCCACGACCGCGTCGTACCGACCGAACACCTCGACGAACGAGCGCACCAGGGGGATGGCCTCGTCGGCGTACCCGGTGTTGGTGAACATCTGTCCGCAGCAGGTCTGCTCGACCGGGAACTCCACGGTGACCCCGAGCCGCTCCAGCAGCCGCACGACCGCCTTGGGCGTCTCGGGCCACATCGTGTCGTTGAAGCACGTCGCGAGCAGCGCCACCCGGGTGCCGGGCGGGGCCTGGGTGCGGGCGCCGGCCGTCACGGGAGCATCCACGACAGGACGGTGCTCTGCAGGCCGACGAGCAGGCACATGACGGCGACCAGGCCGATGCTCCACAGCACCACCCGCCGGAAGATGTCGGACTCGCGCCCGAGCAGCCCCACCGCCGTCGCGGCGATCGTGAGGTTCTGCGGGCTGATCATCTTGCCGACCACGCCGCCGCTGGTGTTGCCCGCGACGAGCAGCGTCGGGTCGATGCCGGCCTGCTGACCGGCCGTCTGCTGCAGCGTCGCGAACAGCGCGTTGGCGCTGGTGTCGGAGCCGGTGACGGCCGTGCCCAGCCAGCCGAGGATGGGCGACAGGAACGCGAACGCCGCGCCGGTGCCCGCGATCCACGTGCCGATGGTGATCGTCTGGCCCGACAGGTTCATGACGTACGCCAGCGCCAGCACCGACGCCACGGTCAGGAAGGCGAAGCGCAGCTTCACGGCGCTGCCGGCGAACTCCTTGGCCCAGGCGCCGAGCGAGACCTTGTAGATCATCGCCACGACGAGCGAGCACAGGATCAGCAGGGTGCCGGGGGAGGACAGCCACTGGAAGTTGTAGACCGTCGAGCTGTTCGGCTTGCCCGCGTGGTTGAGCACCTCCCCGTCCAGCCCCGGCCAGGGGATCTTGCGGTCGGTGCCGGCGAGCCAGTCGGTGATGGGCGTGACCAGCTTGGCCGCGGCGAACACGGCGATGACCAGCAGGTAGGGCAGCAGCGCCATCCCGATCCGGCCCGGGGTGAGCGAGCGGGCCCGCTCCTCCAGCTCGGCCCGCGAGGTGTGCGCGGGGTCGCCCGCCTGCGCGTCGTCGGCGTCCGTGCCGGCGCTCCCGCCGACCGGTGAGCCGTCGGGCCCGACCGTGGCCAGCTCCTTCTCGCGCTCGGCGGCCAGCGACTCGTGGGCGGCGTCCTTGCCCTCCGGGCTCCAGAACCGCAGCAGGATCACGGCGGCGGCCAGACCCACGAGCGAGGCGACGATGTCGGTCAGCTCGACGGTCATGTACGTCGCGGCGAACCACTGCGCGATCGCGAACGCGATGCCGACGACGAGTGCGACCGGCCAGGTCTGGCGTACGCCGCGCCAGCCGTCGACGAGGAAGACCAGCAGCAGCGGCACGATGAACGCGATGATCGGGGTCTGGTGCCCGACGTAGGCGCCGATCTCCTGGTAGGGGATGCCGGTCAGGCGGCCCGCGGTGATGATCGGGGTGCCGACCGCGCCGAACGCGACGGGGGCAGTGTTGGCGAGCAGCACCACGGCCGCGGCGCGCAGCGGGGCGAACCCGAGCGCCATCAGCATCACGCCGGTGATGGCGACGGGGGCGCCGAACCCGGCGAGCGCCTCGAGCAGGCCGCCGAAGCAGAACGCGATGATGATCGCCTGCACGCGCGGGTCGTCGGAGATCAGGTGGAAGCTGGCGCGCAGGTCCTCGAACCGGCCGCTCACCACGGTGATCTGGTAGAGCACGATCGCGCCGAAGACGATCCACATGATCGGGAAGAGGCCGAACACGGCGCCCTCGGTGGCGCTGAGCAGGGCGAGGTCGGCGGGCATCCCGAAGGGCAGCACCGCGACGAGGATGGCGACGGCCAGCGCCGCGAGCCCGGCCCAGTGCGCCTTCCAGCGCAGGGCGCCGAGCGTGACGAAGATCGTGAGCAGGGGGAGCATCGCGACCAGGGAGGACAGCACGAGCGAGTTGCCGACCGGGTCGATGTCTGGGCGGAAGACGGTGGGCATGTGACGGCTCCGGTGGGGGAAGAGAGCGCTAAAGGTCTGACCAAAAGGTGACCCACACCATAGCGGCGTCGCCACCCCTGGATGGGCGAGTTCGGCCGACCGGGCGCATCGGCGTCTACAGTCGCGAGGTGACCAGCGCGACCGCCGGGCAGGAGCCCGGGTCCTCCGACTCACCCGCCACCGCGGGCGGCTCCCGCAGCCTGCGCGCCTGGGAGCAGGTCGTGGAGTGGGTCGAGCAGCGCATCCTCAGCGGCCAGATCCGCGTGGGTGACCAGCTGCCCGCCGAGCGCGAGCTGGCCGCGCAGCTGGGGCTGAGTCGCTCGGCGGTCCGCGAGGCGGTGCGCACCCTGCAGGCCAACGGCGTCGTGCGCTCCTCGGTCGGCGCCGGCCCCTCCGGCGGCACCACCGTCACCGCGGTGCCGCACCACGCCCTCACCCGGCTGCTGCGCCTGCACGTGGCGCTCGCGAACTTCCCCATCGACGACGTCACCGAGGTGCGCGTGGTGCTCGAGCGTCTGTCGGCCAGCCTCGCGAGCCGGCACGCCGGGCTGACCGCGCTGCGCCGGATGCGCGAGACCGTTGAGCGGATGGACGCCGAGGGTCTCAGCCGCGAGGACTTCAACGCCCTCGACACCGACTTCCACGTCGCGATCGCCGAGGCGGCCGGCAACTCGCTCGCGACCGACCTCACCGTCGCGATCCGCGAGTCGCTGCGGCTACCGATCCTGGCCGGCTTCAAGGCGTCCGACGACTGGGACTCCCTCAACGCGATGCTCCGGCGCGAGCACCACGCGATCCTCGACGCGGTCGAGGCCCGCGAGCCCGACCGCGCCGCCGAGCTGGTCGAGCAGCACATCCGCTCGGCGTACGAGCGCATGCCCTCGCTGCACGGACAGTGGCGGGGCGTGGCCGACGCCTGAGCCTGACGCCGCGAGTCAGCCGATCCCGAACGCGCGCAGGGCGGCCGCGGTCGCGGCGGCCAGGACCACCACGACGATGAACGGCGCCCGCAGCGCGATCGCCACGATCGCGACGGCCAGGGCGGCGGTGCGCGCGTCGACCACCAGCGCCCCGCCCTCGCCCGCGAACGTCTGCACCGCGACCAGGGCGGCGAGCAGCGCGACGGGCAGCAGGCGCACCATGCGCGACACGACGGGGCCGTCGAGCAGGTGCTGGGGCACCAGGAAGCCGAGCAGCTTGAGCAGGTAGGCCAGCCCGCTCGCGAGCAGCACGGTGGTCCAGGTGCTCATGCGGCGGCCGCCCGTCGACGTGTCGGGATCGCGCCGGCGACCAGGGCCGCGCCGGCCGCGGCCAGCACCGGCACGCCGGGCGGGCTGAGCGGCGAGAGCACCAGGGCGACGAGCGCGGCGGCCACCGCGACGACCCGCGTGACCGGCCGGTCCAGCCGCGGCCACAGCAGCGCGCAGAAGGCGGCGACCGCCGCAGCGTCCAGGCCGTACGTCCGCGGGTCGCCCATCGCCGAGCCCACCAGCGCCCCGACGAGGGTGGTGAGGTTCCACAGGGCGAAGACGCCGAGACCGGTGGCCCAGAAGCCGACCCGCGCCAGGCGCGTCTCGGGCTGGCCGACGGCGACGGCCGTCGACTCGTCGATCGTCAGCTGGGCCGCGACGAGCCGCCGCCACCCGCGCGCCTCGAGCAGCCGGGCGACCTGGAGGCCGTACAGCCCGTTGCGCACGCCGAGCAGCGTCGAGGTGGCGACGGCCGCGGCGCCGCCACCGCCGGCGCCCAGCACCCCGGCGAGCGCGAACTGCGACCCGCCGCTGAACAGCAGGAGCGACAGCAGCACCGTCTGCGGGAGCGTGAGCCCGGCGGCGACGGCGAGGGCGCCGAAGCTGATGCCGTACGACCCGGTCGCCAGCGCGACCGACAGCGCCTGCCGCAGGACGGCCGTGCGTCTGGGGTCGTCGGGCTCGCTCACTCGTCGACGATGCCGGCGACGAGGCGCACCTCGCGCAGCAGGTCCGGGGAGCTCCCGAGCTCGCGGTCGCGGAACGCCCCGTCGGGGGCGACCCCGGCGGCCTGCAGGAAGGTGCGGGTCTGCTCGTCGGTCGCCGGGACCCACGCGCGGATCTCGCGAAAGTCGTTGGCGCGCAACGTGTCCACGGCCGCGTTGAGCAGGCGCGAGCCGTGGCCGCGACGCCGGGCGGACGGGTCGACGGTCAGCACGAGGAGCTCGCCCACGCCGGGCTCGTCGGTGGGGCCGATGGCCGCGAGGCCCACGACGCGATCGGCCTCGGTGGCGACCAGCGCACGGTGGACGGTGCTCGGCGGGTCCTGCAGCGAGGCCTGCCAGGTGGCGGTGAACAGGTCGGGGGACAGCTCGGCGAGCACGTCCTGCGGGAGGGTGCCGGAGTAGTCGTGGTGCCACGCCTGCGCCTGGAGCACGCCCATGTCGGGGGCGTCCGTGACGCG
It includes:
- a CDS encoding AzlD domain-containing protein; protein product: MSTWTTVLLASGLAYLLKLLGFLVPQHLLDGPVVSRMVRLLPVALLAALVAVQTFAGEGGALVVDARTAALAVAIVAIALRAPFIVVVVLAAATAAALRAFGIG
- a CDS encoding (Fe-S)-binding protein, whose product is MDAPVTAGARTQAPPGTRVALLATCFNDTMWPETPKAVVRLLERLGVTVEFPVEQTCCGQMFTNTGYADEAIPLVRSFVEVFGRYDAVVAPSGSCTGSVREQYADLATRSGDSGLQEAVGEVAPRVYELSEYLVDVLGITDVGAYFPHRVTYHPTCHSLRMLHVGDRPLRLLREVRGIDLVELPAAAECCGFGGTFAVKNADVSVAMGADKARHVRDTGAEVLVAGDNSCLAHIGGLLGRERAGVRTMHLAEVLAATEESA
- a CDS encoding AzlC family ABC transporter permease; the protein is MSEPDDPRRTAVLRQALSVALATGSYGISFGALAVAAGLTLPQTVLLSLLLFSGGSQFALAGVLGAGGGGAAAVATSTLLGVRNGLYGLQVARLLEARGWRRLVAAQLTIDESTAVAVGQPETRLARVGFWATGLGVFALWNLTTLVGALVGSAMGDPRTYGLDAAAVAAFCALLWPRLDRPVTRVVAVAAALVALVLSPLSPPGVPVLAAAGAALVAGAIPTRRRAAAA
- a CDS encoding GNAT family N-acetyltransferase, which gives rise to MSDVTPTPDAAVRTARVTDAPDMGVLQAQAWHHDYSGTLPQDVLAELSPDLFTATWQASLQDPPSTVHRALVATEADRVVGLAAIGPTDEPGVGELLVLTVDPSARRRGHGSRLLNAAVDTLRANDFREIRAWVPATDEQTRTFLQAAGVAPDGAFRDRELGSSPDLLREVRLVAGIVDE
- a CDS encoding FadR/GntR family transcriptional regulator is translated as MTSATAGQEPGSSDSPATAGGSRSLRAWEQVVEWVEQRILSGQIRVGDQLPAERELAAQLGLSRSAVREAVRTLQANGVVRSSVGAGPSGGTTVTAVPHHALTRLLRLHVALANFPIDDVTEVRVVLERLSASLASRHAGLTALRRMRETVERMDAEGLSREDFNALDTDFHVAIAEAAGNSLATDLTVAIRESLRLPILAGFKASDDWDSLNAMLRREHHAILDAVEAREPDRAAELVEQHIRSAYERMPSLHGQWRGVADA
- a CDS encoding L-lactate permease, whose amino-acid sequence is MPTVFRPDIDPVGNSLVLSSLVAMLPLLTIFVTLGALRWKAHWAGLAALAVAILVAVLPFGMPADLALLSATEGAVFGLFPIMWIVFGAIVLYQITVVSGRFEDLRASFHLISDDPRVQAIIIAFCFGGLLEALAGFGAPVAITGVMLMALGFAPLRAAAVVLLANTAPVAFGAVGTPIITAGRLTGIPYQEIGAYVGHQTPIIAFIVPLLLVFLVDGWRGVRQTWPVALVVGIAFAIAQWFAATYMTVELTDIVASLVGLAAAVILLRFWSPEGKDAAHESLAAEREKELATVGPDGSPVGGSAGTDADDAQAGDPAHTSRAELEERARSLTPGRIGMALLPYLLVIAVFAAAKLVTPITDWLAGTDRKIPWPGLDGEVLNHAGKPNSSTVYNFQWLSSPGTLLILCSLVVAMIYKVSLGAWAKEFAGSAVKLRFAFLTVASVLALAYVMNLSGQTITIGTWIAGTGAAFAFLSPILGWLGTAVTGSDTSANALFATLQQTAGQQAGIDPTLLVAGNTSGGVVGKMISPQNLTIAATAVGLLGRESDIFRRVVLWSIGLVAVMCLLVGLQSTVLSWMLP